From a single Micromonospora carbonacea genomic region:
- a CDS encoding tetratricopeptide repeat protein: MSEGRDDPPLSAEEELALARLALDEGDLAHAAGHVAGALTRSPTLPEAHETLARLAAASGGGLDLFPLHQRAFVGTVVARAHLLAAAGRPAEGLELLAAATGHDRSADWAGVPWVTAPELPERLDPEGIAQVLMQVCAATPDPVPRADRAPLTPYLTLARNAVTVHPEHALLLGAASALARRLGEVALAVRWAGRGVRVRPSKLGEVWLGYAYRSAGRTRDALAALRRAVDHDPDDLAVYADIAGTLADTGRLDEALEWTDRALARNPAFDCAVHTAHRLRFQRDGDVAHLVALADFVRDHPDDSHEHGDLAECCRSRPWLGQVTPAAGAAVAVLRHALAAEQDALGATVRLETLEPPSALRTVAAAAPGLRVEVAAVAEPDPREPRRATDRPLWRWDGTVAAPAVPAPSAEAADRVRQLAHPAWPHPPAAYDAAVGLATLGLPDLLGLLVHPPAAPPTGLGRVLAGQDPSLWVRCVQVWACLGLLHHRTDEPWPSSTRRRTLVELVWGVEDWITEAALFALVTAAWVDPSVREDVAGVVAERLADAAAVARDRSMPIAVSLAYLALATPALDPATAALAGELISGPAAGRSRPGRLRRLWGRLTRRRG; the protein is encoded by the coding sequence GTGTCCGAGGGAAGGGACGATCCCCCGCTGTCGGCGGAGGAGGAGCTGGCCCTGGCCCGGCTCGCGCTGGACGAGGGGGACCTGGCGCACGCCGCCGGGCACGTCGCCGGCGCGCTGACCCGGTCGCCCACCCTGCCCGAGGCGCACGAGACGCTGGCCCGGCTGGCCGCCGCCAGCGGCGGCGGCCTCGACCTGTTCCCCCTGCACCAGCGCGCCTTCGTCGGCACGGTGGTGGCCCGGGCGCACCTGCTCGCCGCGGCGGGGCGGCCCGCCGAGGGGCTGGAGCTGCTGGCCGCCGCCACCGGGCACGACCGCAGCGCCGACTGGGCCGGGGTGCCCTGGGTGACGGCCCCCGAGCTGCCGGAACGGCTCGACCCGGAGGGCATCGCCCAGGTGCTGATGCAGGTGTGCGCCGCCACGCCCGACCCGGTGCCGCGCGCGGACCGGGCGCCCCTGACGCCGTACCTCACCCTGGCCCGCAACGCGGTCACCGTCCACCCCGAGCACGCCCTGCTGCTGGGCGCGGCGTCCGCGCTGGCCCGGCGCCTCGGCGAGGTCGCCCTGGCGGTCCGCTGGGCCGGCCGGGGCGTACGGGTGCGCCCGTCCAAGCTCGGCGAGGTGTGGCTCGGGTACGCGTACCGCAGCGCCGGCCGCACCCGGGACGCCCTCGCCGCGCTCCGCCGGGCCGTCGACCACGACCCGGACGACCTCGCCGTGTACGCCGACATCGCCGGCACGCTGGCCGACACCGGCCGGCTCGACGAGGCCCTGGAGTGGACCGACCGGGCCCTCGCCCGGAACCCCGCCTTCGACTGCGCCGTGCACACCGCGCACCGGCTGCGCTTCCAGCGCGACGGCGACGTGGCGCACCTGGTGGCGCTGGCCGACTTCGTCCGCGACCATCCCGACGACTCGCACGAGCACGGCGACCTCGCCGAGTGCTGCCGCAGCCGGCCGTGGCTGGGGCAGGTCACCCCGGCCGCCGGGGCGGCGGTCGCCGTGCTGCGGCACGCCCTGGCCGCCGAGCAGGACGCCCTCGGCGCGACCGTACGGCTGGAGACGCTGGAGCCGCCGAGCGCGCTGCGTACCGTGGCGGCGGCCGCGCCCGGCCTGCGGGTCGAGGTGGCGGCGGTGGCCGAGCCGGACCCGCGCGAGCCCCGCCGGGCCACCGACCGGCCGCTGTGGCGCTGGGACGGCACCGTGGCCGCCCCGGCGGTGCCGGCGCCCTCGGCCGAGGCGGCGGACCGCGTCCGGCAGCTCGCCCACCCGGCGTGGCCGCACCCCCCGGCGGCGTACGACGCGGCGGTCGGCCTGGCCACGCTGGGGCTGCCCGACCTGCTCGGGCTGCTGGTGCACCCGCCCGCGGCCCCGCCGACCGGGCTGGGCCGGGTGCTGGCCGGGCAGGACCCGTCGCTCTGGGTGCGCTGCGTGCAGGTGTGGGCGTGCCTGGGCCTGCTGCACCACCGCACGGACGAGCCGTGGCCGTCCTCCACCCGCCGCCGGACGCTTGTCGAGCTGGTCTGGGGGGTGGAGGACTGGATCACCGAGGCGGCCCTGTTCGCCCTGGTCACCGCCGCCTGGGTGGACCCCTCGGTCCGCGAGGACGTGGCCGGCGTGGTGGCCGAGCGGCTCGCCGACGCGGCGGCCGTGGCCCGGGACCGGAGCATGCCGATCGCGGTCTCGCTGGCGTACCTGGCGCTGGCCACCCCGGCCCTCGACCCGGCGACGGCCGCGCTGGCCGGCGAACTGATTTCCGGCCCGGCGGCGGGCCGGTCCCGCCCGGGCCGGCTGCGCCGCCTCTGGGGCCGCCTCACCCGCCGCCGGGGCTGA
- a CDS encoding SIS domain-containing protein, with product MAADISEQPAGYERLLSAEHAGAIARVAAVVAQRRPRHVVFTARGTSDHAALYAAYLTEIRLGLPAGLASPSAVTLFGARPDLSDALVVGVSQSGGSPDLAEVLRAARASGALTLAVTNNPDSPLAGIAELNVDIAAGTERAVAATKTYTAELLALLLLVEGVRAGDGALPAAERAALAALPELAARTLDDPTPAQLAPRYRFAAQLVTTGRGYAYPTAREAALKLMETSYLPALAFSGADLLHGPLAMTDPDVPVLAVVGSGPGGRSMGEVLPRLGERRADVVVVGSADVEGATRMAVPEVDERYAPLLDILPLQRLALALALARGEDPDAPRGLKKVTATM from the coding sequence ATGGCCGCCGACATCTCCGAGCAGCCGGCCGGCTACGAGCGGCTGCTCTCCGCCGAGCACGCCGGGGCGATCGCCCGGGTGGCCGCCGTCGTCGCGCAGCGCCGCCCCCGGCACGTGGTCTTCACCGCGCGGGGCACCTCCGACCACGCCGCGCTCTACGCGGCGTACCTGACCGAGATCCGGCTCGGCCTGCCCGCCGGGCTCGCCTCGCCCAGCGCGGTCACCCTCTTCGGCGCACGCCCCGACCTGTCCGACGCGCTGGTCGTCGGGGTCAGCCAGAGCGGCGGCTCACCCGACCTGGCCGAGGTGCTGCGTGCCGCCCGCGCCTCCGGCGCGCTCACCCTCGCCGTGACCAACAACCCCGACTCGCCGCTGGCCGGGATCGCCGAGCTGAACGTCGACATCGCCGCCGGAACAGAGCGGGCGGTGGCGGCCACCAAGACGTACACGGCGGAGCTGCTCGCCCTGCTGCTGCTCGTGGAGGGCGTCCGGGCCGGCGACGGGGCGCTGCCCGCCGCCGAGCGCGCCGCCCTGGCGGCCCTGCCCGAGCTGGCCGCCCGCACCCTCGACGACCCCACCCCGGCCCAGCTCGCGCCGCGCTACCGGTTCGCCGCCCAGCTCGTCACCACCGGCCGGGGGTACGCGTACCCGACCGCCCGGGAGGCGGCGCTCAAGCTGATGGAGACCTCGTACCTGCCGGCGCTCGCCTTCTCCGGCGCGGACCTGCTGCACGGCCCGCTCGCGATGACCGACCCGGACGTGCCGGTGCTGGCCGTGGTCGGCTCCGGCCCCGGCGGCCGGTCGATGGGCGAGGTGCTGCCCCGCCTCGGCGAGCGCCGCGCCGACGTGGTCGTGGTCGGCTCGGCCGACGTCGAGGGGGCCACCCGGATGGCCGTCCCCGAGGTCGACGAGCGGTACGCCCCGCTGCTGGACATCCTGCCGTTGCAGCGCCTCGCCCTGGCGCTGGCCCTGGCCCGGGGCGAGGACCCCGACGCGCCGCGCGGCCTGAAGAAGGTCACCGCGACGATGTGA
- a CDS encoding PAS domain-containing sensor histidine kinase has translation MSTLRDLAEEHTQLRPADIDHLHRIAGDWQLLSDLSFADLLLWVPVDRDGTFLCVAQVRPTTAPTAYQDDQVGRIVGGPEVAHLEVAYGQGRIWREGDPVWYGDVPARHEAIPVRLRTADGEAGEVIAVVGRDTNLSTARTPSQLELNYLTTADDLAQMIADGTFPPPRHPGETTSAPRVGDGLVRLDAGGKVTYASPNAQSAYRRLGFAAHLVGEDLAKLHRRLAGDPLEGTEAANGILAALRGEGPPRREIDARGATMLTRALPLMPAGVPIGALVLVRDITEVRRRDRALITKDATIREIHHRVKNNLQTVAALLRLQARRVAMPEARVALEESVRRVASIALVHETLSMSSDEAVEFDGIVDRVASAATEVAATEQTVGMRRRGSFGVLPAEIATSLVMVLNELLLNAVEHGFPPAAEPPTGPADTASAGGSGVSGVLPQVAAGVESVTPPEVVVSAHRFRKQLHVTVADNGRGLPAGFDAERGSRLGLQIVRALVTGELRGTIELRNGAEGGTEAVLVVPLVRS, from the coding sequence GTGTCCACGTTGCGCGACCTCGCCGAGGAGCACACCCAGCTCCGCCCCGCCGACATCGACCACCTGCACCGGATCGCCGGAGACTGGCAGCTGCTGTCCGACCTGTCCTTCGCCGACCTGCTGCTGTGGGTGCCGGTGGACCGCGACGGCACCTTCCTCTGCGTGGCCCAGGTCCGGCCGACGACCGCGCCCACCGCGTACCAGGACGACCAGGTGGGGCGGATCGTCGGCGGGCCCGAGGTGGCCCACCTGGAGGTCGCGTACGGCCAGGGCCGGATCTGGCGGGAGGGCGACCCGGTCTGGTACGGCGACGTGCCCGCCCGGCACGAGGCGATCCCGGTCCGGCTGCGCACCGCCGACGGGGAGGCCGGCGAGGTGATCGCGGTCGTCGGCCGGGACACCAACCTCTCCACCGCGCGCACGCCCAGCCAGCTCGAACTGAACTACCTGACCACCGCCGACGACCTCGCCCAGATGATCGCCGACGGCACGTTCCCGCCGCCCCGGCACCCCGGGGAGACGACGTCCGCGCCCCGGGTCGGCGACGGCCTGGTCCGGCTCGACGCCGGCGGCAAGGTCACCTACGCCAGCCCCAACGCGCAGTCCGCGTACCGGCGGCTCGGTTTCGCCGCGCACCTGGTGGGCGAGGACCTGGCCAAGCTGCACCGCCGGCTGGCCGGCGACCCCCTGGAGGGCACCGAGGCGGCCAATGGCATCCTCGCCGCGCTGCGCGGTGAGGGCCCGCCGCGGCGGGAGATCGACGCCCGGGGCGCGACCATGCTCACCCGGGCCCTGCCGCTGATGCCCGCCGGGGTGCCGATCGGCGCGCTGGTCCTGGTCCGCGACATCACCGAGGTACGCCGCCGCGACCGCGCCCTGATCACCAAGGACGCCACCATCCGGGAGATCCACCACCGGGTGAAGAACAACCTGCAGACCGTCGCCGCGCTGTTGCGCCTCCAGGCCCGCCGGGTGGCCATGCCGGAGGCGCGGGTCGCCCTGGAGGAGTCGGTACGCCGGGTCGCCTCCATCGCCCTGGTGCACGAGACGCTCTCCATGTCCAGCGACGAGGCGGTCGAGTTCGACGGCATCGTCGACCGGGTGGCCAGCGCGGCGACCGAGGTCGCCGCGACCGAGCAGACCGTCGGGATGCGCCGCCGGGGCAGCTTCGGCGTGCTGCCGGCCGAGATCGCCACCTCGCTGGTCATGGTCCTCAACGAGCTGCTGCTCAACGCCGTCGAGCACGGCTTCCCGCCGGCCGCCGAGCCCCCGACCGGCCCGGCGGACACCGCTTCGGCCGGCGGCTCCGGGGTGAGTGGGGTGCTTCCGCAGGTCGCCGCCGGGGTCGAGTCGGTGACACCGCCCGAGGTCGTCGTGTCGGCACACCGGTTCCGCAAGCAGCTGCACGTCACCGTCGCCGACAACGGGCGGGGCCTGCCGGCCGGGTTCGACGCCGAACGCGGCAGCCGGCTCGGGCTCCAGATCGTCCGGGCGCTGGTGACCGGCGAGCTGCGCGGCACCATCGAGCTGCGCAACGGCGCGGAGGGCGGCACCGAGGCGGTGCTGGTGGTCCCCCTCGTCCGCTCCTGA
- a CDS encoding glycosyltransferase family 39 protein, which yields MLGWPRAVWLWPAVGTLAATGVGIGSAQPWRDELATWSAATRPLGDLTRMAGAIDAATWPYYLFMHGWVALCGDSPAALRLPSALAMAGTAGLAAALGARLLGRRAGLAGGLLFAVLPGTSRYAQEARPYAFVALFAVLATLLLVRALERPGWRRWAGYAAAVAALGLAHLVALTLLAAHAAVVLAADRSARRAIRPTVNRDAPDTTSGTTDGNPPGVPGPAARGAGGPDGLPRIAGRWPRRALWGWLLALLPAAVVLAPLVLLAAGQRGRQLDWVDPARPADLAALPGALAQSGAVGGLLLGLAALGVARSGRAGLPPAACLVLPVALVFLAGLAGPLWVPRYLFFAVPFACLLAGAALATVALPAALAVVLLAGLLGLPDQVALRRSHEWPRGALVDYRGAARVVDAGRRPGDVIVFSPRDGWLFTDLGIGYHLGDRQPPDALAVRGRDARGDYWTDECPAPAACLAGARRVWLVVAGRQADPADAVPGAKGTALRDGFAVERVWPRPGLTVALLSRRG from the coding sequence TTGTTGGGATGGCCCAGGGCGGTCTGGCTGTGGCCGGCTGTGGGGACGCTGGCGGCCACCGGCGTGGGCATCGGCTCGGCCCAGCCGTGGCGCGACGAGCTGGCCACCTGGAGCGCCGCCACCCGGCCGCTGGGCGACCTGACCCGGATGGCCGGCGCCATCGATGCCGCCACCTGGCCGTACTACCTGTTCATGCACGGCTGGGTGGCGCTCTGCGGGGACTCCCCCGCCGCGCTGCGGCTGCCGTCGGCGCTGGCCATGGCGGGCACGGCCGGGCTCGCCGCCGCACTCGGCGCCCGGCTGCTCGGGCGACGGGCCGGACTCGCCGGCGGCCTGCTGTTCGCGGTCCTGCCCGGCACCTCCCGGTACGCCCAGGAGGCCCGCCCGTACGCGTTCGTCGCCCTCTTCGCGGTGCTGGCGACGCTGCTGCTGGTCCGGGCGCTGGAGCGGCCCGGCTGGCGGCGCTGGGCCGGGTACGCCGCCGCGGTGGCCGCCCTCGGCCTGGCCCACCTGGTCGCGCTCACCCTGCTCGCCGCCCACGCGGCAGTCGTGCTGGCCGCCGACCGCTCCGCCCGCCGCGCCATCCGGCCAACCGTCAACCGGGACGCTCCGGACACCACCTCGGGCACCACCGACGGAAATCCTCCCGGCGTACCCGGGCCGGCGGCCCGCGGGGCCGGCGGCCCGGACGGTCTCCCCCGGATCGCCGGCCGGTGGCCGCGGCGGGCGTTGTGGGGCTGGCTGCTCGCGCTCCTGCCGGCGGCGGTCGTGCTCGCTCCCCTGGTGCTGCTGGCAGCCGGCCAGCGGGGGCGGCAGCTCGACTGGGTGGACCCGGCCCGCCCCGCCGACCTGGCCGCCCTGCCCGGCGCGCTGGCCCAGAGCGGCGCGGTGGGCGGGCTGCTGCTGGGCCTGGCCGCCCTCGGCGTCGCCCGGTCGGGCCGGGCCGGGCTGCCCCCCGCCGCCTGCCTGGTCCTGCCGGTGGCCCTGGTCTTCCTGGCCGGGCTGGCCGGGCCGCTGTGGGTGCCGCGCTACCTGTTCTTCGCCGTGCCGTTCGCGTGTCTGCTGGCCGGGGCGGCGCTGGCCACGGTGGCGCTGCCGGCGGCGCTGGCCGTGGTGCTCCTCGCCGGCCTGCTCGGGCTGCCCGACCAGGTGGCGCTGCGGCGTAGCCACGAATGGCCGCGCGGCGCGCTGGTCGACTACCGGGGGGCGGCCCGGGTGGTCGACGCGGGACGCCGCCCCGGCGACGTGATCGTCTTCTCGCCCCGGGACGGCTGGCTGTTCACGGACCTCGGCATCGGCTACCACCTCGGCGACCGGCAGCCCCCGGACGCGCTGGCCGTGCGGGGCCGCGACGCGCGCGGCGACTACTGGACCGACGAGTGCCCCGCCCCGGCCGCCTGCCTGGCCGGGGCGCGACGGGTCTGGCTGGTGGTCGCCGGCCGGCAGGCAGACCCGGCCGACGCGGTGCCCGGCGCGAAGGGGACGGCGCTGCGGGATGGCTTCGCCGTCGAGCGGGTCTGGCCACGCCCCGGCCTGACCGTGGCGCTGCTCAGCCGCCGAGGCTGA
- a CDS encoding nitrite/sulfite reductase, which translates to MAVSSTPARPDAPTAAVARAPRRPRGEGQWALGHREPLNANERIKKDDDPLNVRARIENIYAHRGFASIDPQDLRGRFRWWGLYTQRKAGIDGGRTAVLEPHELEDEFFMLRVRVDGGQLTLEQLRVVADISREFARDTADITDRQNIQYHWIRVEDMPEIWRRLESVGLQTTEACGDCPRIVLGSPVAGVAEAELLDPTPALEEIVRRYVGDKRFSNLPRKFKTSISWLVDTPYEANDIAFLGVDHPEHGPGFDVWVGGGLSTNPMLAKRLGVWVPLTEVPDVWAGVVGIFRDYGYRRLRNRARLKFLVADWGVEKFREVLEKEYLGRTLLDGPAPELPAKPVDHIGVHRQRDGLAYVGAAPVVGRVSGTQLARLADVVEAHGSGRVRLTPYQKLLVLDVPPERTNSLVAELSTIGLQARPSAWRRGTMACTGIEFCKLAIVETKARGEELVARLEERLRDFDADISIHLNGCPNACARTQVADIGLKGQLVVGPDGRQVEGFQVHLGGGLGMAQGQTAGFGRKLRGLKTTAAELPEYVERLARRYLASRTEGESFANWVIRVDEEELR; encoded by the coding sequence ATGGCGGTCAGCAGCACCCCCGCCCGACCCGACGCACCCACGGCAGCCGTCGCGCGGGCACCCCGCCGCCCCCGTGGGGAGGGCCAGTGGGCGCTCGGTCACCGTGAGCCGCTCAACGCCAACGAGCGGATCAAGAAGGACGACGATCCGCTGAACGTCCGGGCCCGGATCGAGAACATCTACGCCCACCGGGGCTTCGCCTCGATCGACCCGCAGGACCTGCGCGGCCGGTTCCGCTGGTGGGGCCTCTACACCCAGCGCAAGGCCGGCATCGACGGCGGACGCACCGCCGTGCTGGAGCCGCACGAGCTGGAGGACGAGTTCTTCATGCTCCGTGTCCGGGTCGACGGTGGCCAGCTCACCCTGGAGCAGCTCCGGGTGGTCGCGGACATCTCCCGGGAGTTCGCCCGGGACACCGCCGACATCACCGACCGGCAGAACATCCAGTACCACTGGATCCGGGTCGAGGACATGCCGGAGATCTGGCGTCGGCTGGAGTCGGTGGGCCTGCAGACCACCGAGGCGTGCGGCGACTGCCCGCGGATCGTGCTCGGCAGCCCGGTCGCCGGGGTGGCCGAGGCCGAGCTGCTCGACCCGACCCCGGCGCTGGAGGAGATCGTCCGGCGGTACGTCGGCGACAAGCGCTTCTCCAACCTGCCCCGCAAGTTCAAGACGTCGATCTCCTGGCTGGTGGACACCCCGTACGAGGCGAACGACATCGCCTTCCTGGGCGTCGACCACCCGGAGCACGGCCCCGGCTTCGACGTCTGGGTCGGCGGCGGCCTCTCCACCAACCCGATGCTGGCCAAGCGGCTCGGCGTCTGGGTGCCGCTGACCGAGGTGCCGGACGTCTGGGCCGGCGTGGTCGGCATCTTCCGCGACTACGGCTACCGCCGGTTGCGCAACCGGGCCCGGCTGAAGTTCCTCGTCGCCGACTGGGGCGTGGAGAAGTTCCGCGAGGTGCTGGAGAAGGAATACCTGGGCCGCACGCTGCTCGACGGGCCCGCCCCGGAGCTGCCCGCCAAGCCGGTCGACCACATCGGGGTGCACCGCCAGCGCGACGGGCTCGCCTACGTCGGGGCCGCCCCGGTGGTGGGGCGGGTCTCCGGCACGCAGCTCGCCCGGCTCGCCGACGTGGTCGAGGCGCACGGCAGCGGCCGGGTGCGGCTCACCCCGTACCAGAAGCTCCTGGTCCTGGACGTGCCCCCGGAGCGGACCAACTCGCTGGTGGCCGAGCTGAGCACGATCGGCCTTCAGGCCCGGCCGTCGGCGTGGCGGCGCGGCACGATGGCCTGCACCGGCATCGAGTTCTGCAAGCTGGCCATCGTCGAGACGAAGGCGCGCGGCGAGGAGCTGGTGGCCCGGCTGGAGGAGCGCCTGCGCGACTTCGACGCGGACATCTCCATCCACCTCAACGGCTGCCCGAACGCCTGCGCCCGCACGCAGGTCGCCGACATCGGCCTCAAGGGGCAGCTCGTGGTCGGCCCGGACGGCCGCCAGGTCGAGGGCTTCCAGGTGCACCTGGGCGGTGGCCTGGGCATGGCGCAGGGCCAGACCGCCGGTTTCGGCCGCAAGCTGCGCGGCCTGAAGACCACCGCCGCCGAGCTTCCGGAGTACGTGGAACGGCTCGCCCGCCGCTACCTGGCGAGCCGGACCGAGGGCGAGTCCTTCGCCAACTGGGTGATCAGGGTAGACGAGGAGGAACTCCGATGA